In the Paenibacillus sp. FSL H7-0357 genome, one interval contains:
- a CDS encoding GGDEF domain-containing protein: MLVIFMLAAQLIFMLSTHMPEVKTVLIPSKGHLFIGCNIMIVIAMILAEMWLRTTLQYHKQAVVVCGFIVSYLMYFVLEPFVDGAQMTLMMPIMIALVYFDQRLLHGLGLISLLFYAGVYLGLERPLLDKPVLEFLMVECVFIVFVVMAQAVIVRAREAREHLEQLTISEQELMVERAISDKMLKIDALTGLYNHKSFHEYLDSLLEQCESNGLRLQLALFDIDNFKQVNDTYGHWVGDLVLKEVAAKMGSLISLNDFSARYGGEEFAVIFTDKSFHDAYAAAEKMRINIAQMEHPYAGDKPITVSIGLCDYQLGDGKERLFRKTDNALYKAKRSGKNTVVTASVAHDDDPVMSYA, translated from the coding sequence GTGCTGGTAATTTTCATGCTGGCTGCCCAGCTCATCTTTATGTTGTCAACCCATATGCCTGAAGTCAAGACGGTGCTGATTCCGAGCAAGGGGCACCTATTTATAGGATGTAATATAATGATTGTGATCGCGATGATACTCGCCGAAATGTGGTTGCGCACTACCTTGCAATATCACAAGCAGGCTGTTGTTGTTTGCGGGTTTATTGTGTCCTATTTGATGTATTTCGTCTTGGAGCCGTTTGTTGACGGTGCACAAATGACCCTGATGATGCCAATTATGATTGCGCTTGTTTATTTCGATCAAAGACTGCTGCACGGATTGGGACTGATTAGCTTACTGTTTTATGCCGGTGTTTATTTGGGGCTGGAACGGCCGTTGCTGGACAAGCCGGTGCTGGAGTTTCTGATGGTAGAGTGCGTGTTTATTGTGTTCGTTGTAATGGCTCAGGCCGTAATTGTCCGGGCACGTGAAGCCCGTGAGCATCTGGAGCAGCTGACCATATCCGAACAGGAACTTATGGTCGAGCGGGCAATTTCCGATAAGATGCTGAAGATTGATGCACTTACCGGTCTTTACAATCACAAGTCATTTCATGAATATCTGGACTCGCTGCTGGAGCAGTGTGAAAGCAACGGGCTGCGGCTGCAGCTGGCGCTGTTTGATATTGATAACTTCAAGCAGGTGAATGATACTTATGGACACTGGGTCGGAGACCTTGTGCTGAAGGAGGTTGCGGCCAAGATGGGCAGCCTGATCAGCTTAAATGATTTTTCGGCGAGGTATGGCGGTGAGGAATTCGCAGTGATCTTCACGGATAAAAGCTTTCACGATGCTTATGCCGCTGCAGAGAAGATGCGGATAAATATCGCCCAGATGGAGCATCCCTATGCCGGGGACAAGCCGATTACGGTCAGCATCGGGTTATGTGATTACCAGCTCGGAGACGGCAAAGAGCGGCTGTTCCGCAAGACAGACAATGCCTTGTACAAAGCCAAGCGGAGCGGAAAGAATACTGTGGTTACCGCATCTGTAGCCCATGACGATGATCCGGTCATGTCCTATGCGTAA
- a CDS encoding phage holin family protein, with amino-acid sequence MKFLGHVVRFIVAAIVLLVVGWIVPQFTIGGFWSALVLALVIALLGWVIEGIFGKKTTPFGRGIVGFIVSALVIWIAQFVVSGVSVSILGALLAALVIGIIDLFLPVSTPFEAGK; translated from the coding sequence GTGAAATTTTTGGGTCATGTCGTCCGTTTCATCGTTGCAGCCATCGTGCTGCTGGTTGTCGGCTGGATTGTCCCGCAGTTTACGATCGGCGGTTTCTGGAGTGCGCTTGTCCTTGCCCTGGTGATCGCTCTGCTTGGCTGGGTTATTGAGGGCATCTTCGGCAAAAAAACAACGCCCTTCGGCCGCGGAATCGTCGGCTTTATCGTCAGCGCGTTAGTCATCTGGATCGCCCAGTTTGTCGTGAGCGGTGTCAGCGTCTCCATCCTTGGCGCACTTCTGGCAGCACTCGTCATAGGGATTATCGACCTGTTTCTGCCGGTATCCACTCCGTTCGAAGCGGGAAAATAA
- a CDS encoding endonuclease MutS2 → MDDKILHTLEYRKILNKLMQYTQTPMGRLAAEDLKPSSDFEGVKKLLQATDEAANVDRLKGIPSFRGVSDIRPALKRASIGGMLGTTELLSVGNTIGGARRVKRFLAAMHEDEKIHSLFALSDLLSEQKHVEDDIRACIDENADVLDSASHELATIRRELRGGETRIREKLDSMIRSSSVAKMLQDQLVTIRGDRFVIPVKAEYRAHFGGIVHDQSGSGATLFIEPESIVAMNNKLRETRLREEREIEIILHRLTALVGDIAEEMTYDVDILGELDFIFAKARLARDMKATQPRMNDRGYLKLRKGRHPLIPAEQVVPLDVELGNQYSSIIVTGPNTGGKTVTLKTIGLLSLMSMSGLFIPAEEGSQMCVFDAIYADIGDEQSIEQSLSTFSSHMTNIISILKRMTPKSLILLDEVGAGTDPAEGSALAIAILEHIHRIECRMVATTHYSELKAYAYERKGVINASMEFDVQSLSPTYRLLIGVPGRSNAFAIAERLGLQSDILEHARGEVKEEDLRVEHMIASLEENRLGAENERERAEVVRREAEEFRNRQQLELEKLESQRDKRLEKAEKDASAILDKARKEAEEIISDLRRLAMEEGASVKEHKLIEARRRLDEAEPAPRKKAVSRSSSGKAPRRIQPGDEVKLPSVNQKGFVVELSGTKEALVQFGIMKMKVNLNDLEFLASAPDVPVPALRRATTVKRTRDENIRSELDLRGTNLEEAIMETDRFIDEAFLGNLGQISIIHGKGTGVLRTGIQEYLRKHKHVKSYRLGNYNEGGAGVTVAELQ, encoded by the coding sequence TTGGACGACAAGATTTTGCATACGCTTGAATATCGCAAGATTTTAAATAAATTGATGCAATATACGCAAACTCCGATGGGACGGCTGGCGGCGGAAGACCTGAAGCCCTCCAGTGATTTTGAAGGGGTGAAGAAACTGCTGCAGGCCACGGATGAGGCGGCTAACGTTGACCGGTTGAAGGGTATTCCTTCTTTCCGCGGGGTCAGCGATATTCGACCTGCGCTGAAACGCGCCTCCATCGGCGGCATGCTGGGAACGACGGAGCTGCTGTCGGTTGGCAATACCATTGGCGGAGCCCGCCGGGTCAAGCGGTTTCTTGCGGCCATGCATGAGGATGAGAAGATCCATTCTCTGTTTGCCTTAAGCGATCTGCTCTCGGAGCAGAAGCATGTAGAGGATGACATCCGGGCCTGCATTGATGAGAATGCGGATGTGCTCGATTCGGCAAGCCATGAGCTTGCCACGATCCGCAGGGAGCTGCGCGGAGGGGAGACGAGAATCCGTGAAAAGCTGGATTCAATGATCCGTTCCTCCTCAGTGGCCAAGATGCTGCAGGATCAGCTGGTGACGATCCGCGGTGACCGGTTTGTCATTCCGGTCAAGGCCGAATACCGCGCCCATTTTGGCGGAATCGTGCATGACCAGTCCGGTTCGGGGGCAACGCTGTTCATTGAGCCGGAGTCCATTGTGGCGATGAATAATAAGCTGCGGGAGACCCGCCTGCGCGAGGAACGCGAGATTGAGATCATTCTCCATCGGCTGACCGCGCTGGTAGGCGACATTGCCGAAGAGATGACCTATGATGTCGATATCCTTGGCGAGCTTGATTTCATCTTTGCCAAGGCGCGTCTGGCACGCGATATGAAAGCGACCCAGCCACGGATGAATGATCGTGGCTACCTCAAGCTGCGCAAGGGGCGCCACCCGCTTATTCCGGCGGAACAAGTCGTTCCCTTGGATGTGGAGCTTGGCAATCAATACAGCTCAATCATCGTTACCGGGCCGAATACGGGCGGTAAGACGGTTACGCTGAAGACCATCGGCCTGCTGAGCCTGATGTCGATGTCCGGATTGTTCATTCCGGCAGAGGAAGGCAGCCAGATGTGTGTATTTGATGCGATTTATGCCGATATTGGGGATGAACAGAGCATTGAGCAGAGCCTCAGTACCTTTTCCAGCCATATGACCAATATTATTTCCATACTGAAGCGTATGACTCCGAAAAGTCTGATCCTGCTGGATGAGGTGGGAGCGGGAACAGATCCGGCCGAAGGCTCGGCACTCGCCATTGCGATTCTGGAGCATATTCACCGGATAGAATGCCGGATGGTGGCCACCACGCATTACAGCGAACTGAAGGCTTATGCCTATGAACGCAAAGGGGTCATCAATGCCAGCATGGAATTTGATGTGCAAAGTCTCAGCCCAACCTATAGATTGCTGATTGGTGTGCCGGGCAGAAGCAACGCATTTGCCATTGCCGAACGCCTCGGCCTGCAGAGTGACATTCTTGAGCATGCCCGCGGCGAGGTCAAGGAAGAGGATCTGCGCGTGGAGCACATGATTGCTTCACTTGAAGAGAACCGTCTGGGTGCAGAGAATGAACGCGAGCGTGCCGAAGTGGTCCGCCGTGAAGCGGAAGAATTCCGCAACCGGCAGCAGCTGGAGCTGGAGAAGCTGGAGAGCCAGCGTGACAAGCGGCTGGAGAAGGCGGAGAAAGACGCCAGTGCCATTCTGGACAAGGCGCGTAAGGAAGCGGAGGAAATCATCAGCGATCTGCGGAGGCTGGCGATGGAGGAAGGTGCCTCCGTCAAGGAGCATAAGCTGATTGAAGCACGCCGCCGCCTCGATGAAGCCGAGCCGGCACCGCGTAAGAAGGCGGTATCCCGCAGCAGCAGCGGCAAAGCGCCGCGGCGGATTCAGCCCGGAGATGAAGTCAAACTGCCGAGCGTGAATCAGAAAGGCTTCGTCGTGGAGCTGAGCGGAACGAAGGAAGCGCTGGTGCAATTCGGCATTATGAAGATGAAGGTTAATCTGAACGATCTGGAGTTCCTGGCTTCCGCCCCGGATGTCCCCGTTCCTGCTCTTCGCCGGGCTACTACAGTGAAACGTACCCGTGACGAGAACATCCGCAGTGAGCTGGACTTGCGCGGGACGAACCTGGAAGAGGCAATCATGGAGACCGACCGCTTTATTGATGAAGCCTTTCTCGGCAACCTGGGCCAGATTTCGATCATACACGGCAAAGGAACCGGCGTGCTGCGAACAGGCATTCAGGAGTACTTGCGCAAGCATAAGCATGTCAAAAGCTACCGGCTCGGGAATTATAATGAGGGCGGCGCGGGCGTAACCGTGGCTGAACTGCAATAG
- a CDS encoding DUF350 domain-containing protein, with amino-acid sequence MQETIDLMLGHPLGALIGYFTVAILGLVVFLSFFEMVTKYNCWEEIRKGNLAVAMATGGKIFGICNILRFSIQAGASIYETMKWSVVGFLLLLLAYFLFEFLTPVFSIDDEIAADNRAVGLTAMLISVSLSYVIGAAIF; translated from the coding sequence ATGCAAGAAACTATTGATCTTATGCTGGGCCATCCGCTGGGCGCACTGATCGGTTACTTCACCGTGGCGATTTTGGGGCTGGTGGTGTTTCTGTCCTTTTTTGAAATGGTGACGAAATATAACTGCTGGGAAGAAATCCGCAAAGGGAATTTGGCGGTAGCCATGGCGACAGGCGGCAAAATCTTCGGCATTTGCAATATCCTGCGCTTCAGCATACAGGCAGGGGCATCAATTTACGAGACGATGAAATGGTCGGTTGTCGGATTTCTGCTGCTCTTGCTGGCTTATTTTTTGTTCGAGTTTTTAACCCCTGTTTTTTCAATTGATGATGAAATTGCCGCAGATAACCGTGCTGTCGGATTGACGGCCATGCTGATCTCGGTTTCACTGTCTTATGTAATTGGCGCCGCTATATTCTAA
- a CDS encoding MFS transporter: protein MKSLLRNQAVLLLAVAGLYMLASVLAGTFLNVYLWKSRQNFAMIGWFTVAQQVAVGLSFWVGGKWVKEHNKMNALRLGIAVSGFFYLLVLWLGGQAVHYIWPFGLILGLSIGFFWLAFNIVFFEITEAVNRDFFNGWMGLLGSFTGIVGPWVSGWLISLWPGEHGYRVVFIISLCTYGISAVLSFLLQKRKSEGTYLWLEPWKELRRAGSPWRPAAAALLFQGLREGVFSFLIGLLVYIAAREESKLGQFALITSVVSLISYFVAGKWFKPKFRSAGMLAGGLLLVAVITPLLWKVSYGTLLIMGIGTSLCIPLYMLPMVSTSFDLMGLSAEAAGKRVELVVLRELSLMSGRLLGVFVFIAVLSVNDSPQVITLLMLLLGASPLGSWLVLRRLLRSGKYHPS from the coding sequence ATGAAAAGCTTATTGCGTAATCAGGCGGTTCTGCTGCTTGCCGTGGCCGGGCTGTATATGCTGGCGAGTGTGCTGGCAGGCACTTTTCTGAACGTCTATCTGTGGAAAAGCCGCCAAAATTTTGCCATGATCGGCTGGTTTACTGTTGCTCAGCAGGTGGCTGTTGGCCTCAGCTTCTGGGTGGGCGGCAAATGGGTGAAGGAGCATAATAAGATGAATGCCCTGCGGCTGGGAATCGCCGTTTCGGGCTTTTTTTATTTGCTGGTGCTGTGGCTGGGCGGACAAGCAGTACATTATATCTGGCCGTTCGGCCTGATCCTGGGGCTCTCGATAGGCTTCTTCTGGCTGGCGTTCAACATCGTATTTTTCGAAATTACCGAAGCGGTGAACCGCGATTTCTTCAATGGGTGGATGGGGCTGCTTGGTTCCTTTACCGGCATCGTCGGACCGTGGGTTTCCGGTTGGCTGATCTCGCTGTGGCCAGGAGAACACGGGTACCGCGTCGTATTTATAATCTCGCTCTGCACTTATGGTATTTCAGCCGTTCTCAGCTTTCTGCTGCAGAAGCGTAAGAGCGAAGGGACCTACCTGTGGCTGGAGCCATGGAAAGAGCTCCGGCGTGCCGGCAGCCCATGGAGACCGGCAGCGGCTGCGCTGCTGTTTCAAGGGTTGCGTGAGGGCGTTTTTTCATTTCTGATCGGCTTATTGGTGTACATAGCGGCTAGGGAGGAGAGCAAGCTGGGGCAGTTTGCGCTAATTACCTCAGTTGTATCTCTAATCAGTTATTTTGTTGCCGGTAAGTGGTTCAAGCCCAAATTCCGCTCCGCAGGCATGTTGGCCGGTGGCCTGCTGCTGGTGGCTGTGATTACGCCGCTGCTCTGGAAAGTCAGCTACGGGACGCTGCTGATAATGGGCATAGGAACCTCGCTCTGTATTCCGCTGTATATGCTGCCTATGGTTTCGACCAGCTTTGACTTGATGGGCCTGTCTGCGGAGGCTGCCGGCAAACGGGTCGAGCTTGTCGTGCTGAGGGAGCTGAGCCTCATGAGCGGACGGCTGCTAGGGGTGTTCGTATTCATTGCGGTGCTGTCTGTGAACGACTCACCGCAGGTCATCACGCTGCTGATGCTGCTGCTGGGTGCATCTCCGCTGGGCAGCTGGCTGGTCTTGCGCCGTCTGCTGAGAAGCGGCAAATATCATCCGTCTTGA
- the dcuS gene encoding DcuS/MalK family sensor histidine kinase, with protein sequence MAKKKGYGLRTKVAVMVSAVVMLVMLVLYIIFRNQIIPQTRHALEDKAITIARTLALMPLVSEGLGEGRSKEIQAYTSKITRRNDIMFVVVIDMNSIRYSHPDASMIGRHFVGGGQKMALRGEESISEGEGLLGKSLRAFVPVYNNRGSQVGVVVVGLSLERVHRLIRQNEWTIIAILLSGAVLGAGGAIVLARKIKQMMFGMEPSDISKLLEERSAMLQSAREGIIAVDDKARITMINVEAERLLGTVGITGNAMTRHIADYWPELRLEPVLATGEAKVDQDLELNGITLLVNSVPIRVNGQIAGAIATFRDKTELAVLVERLSGISVYADALRAGTHEFMNKLHVIMGMTHMGLYDELQQYISGMVGNYQKEIGSITRQIKDPVMAGFLLGKLSRAREAGIDLQLTGDSYLPESADPQCIHELITIAGNLLDNAMEVLKEHNVKEIELAFCYDRGRLICTVRDSGPGIPEALREQVFVQGFSTKGEQRGIGLYLVRKSVEKLQGKLQIVDDGKPGTTFMADVPYAVMGDEAV encoded by the coding sequence TTGGCCAAGAAAAAAGGTTATGGCCTAAGGACGAAGGTTGCAGTTATGGTATCCGCTGTGGTGATGTTGGTCATGCTGGTGCTCTACATTATTTTCCGGAATCAGATTATCCCGCAGACCCGCCATGCCCTGGAGGATAAAGCCATTACGATTGCCCGCACTCTTGCCCTGATGCCGCTGGTGTCGGAAGGGCTTGGGGAGGGCCGCAGTAAGGAGATTCAGGCCTATACCTCCAAAATCACCCGCCGCAATGATATTATGTTTGTAGTCGTAATCGATATGAACAGTATCCGCTATTCCCATCCTGATGCCTCGATGATTGGAAGGCACTTTGTGGGTGGAGGACAGAAGATGGCGCTGCGCGGGGAAGAGAGTATCTCCGAAGGCGAGGGGCTGCTGGGCAAGTCACTGCGCGCTTTTGTGCCAGTGTATAACAACAGAGGTTCTCAGGTGGGAGTAGTCGTAGTCGGACTTTCACTGGAACGCGTACACCGTCTGATACGGCAAAATGAATGGACCATCATTGCGATTCTGCTGTCCGGTGCTGTGCTTGGAGCCGGAGGGGCGATCGTGCTGGCCCGGAAAATCAAACAGATGATGTTCGGCATGGAGCCTTCAGATATTTCCAAGCTGCTGGAAGAGCGCAGCGCCATGCTGCAGTCAGCACGCGAAGGTATTATTGCGGTAGATGATAAAGCCCGGATCACAATGATCAATGTGGAAGCAGAGCGGCTTCTGGGAACGGTGGGCATTACTGGCAATGCGATGACCCGGCATATCGCAGATTATTGGCCTGAGCTGCGTCTTGAGCCCGTGCTGGCCACAGGGGAAGCGAAGGTGGATCAGGATCTTGAGCTGAACGGTATCACTTTGCTCGTCAACAGTGTTCCGATCCGGGTGAATGGCCAGATTGCGGGAGCCATCGCTACATTCCGGGACAAGACCGAGCTTGCCGTGTTGGTTGAACGGCTGTCCGGCATTTCCGTATATGCGGACGCCCTGCGGGCCGGGACGCATGAATTCATGAACAAGCTGCATGTCATTATGGGAATGACACATATGGGCCTGTACGATGAGCTGCAGCAATACATCTCGGGAATGGTGGGCAACTACCAGAAGGAAATTGGCTCCATTACGAGACAGATTAAGGACCCCGTGATGGCAGGCTTCCTGCTGGGGAAATTGAGCCGGGCCCGCGAAGCTGGAATTGATCTGCAGCTGACCGGGGACAGCTATTTGCCGGAATCGGCAGACCCGCAGTGCATTCATGAACTGATCACGATTGCCGGCAATCTGCTTGACAACGCTATGGAGGTACTGAAGGAGCATAACGTCAAGGAGATAGAGCTTGCTTTTTGTTATGACCGGGGGCGCCTGATTTGCACCGTGCGGGACAGCGGACCGGGCATTCCAGAGGCGCTGCGGGAGCAGGTATTTGTTCAAGGCTTTTCCACCAAGGGAGAGCAACGGGGGATCGGTCTGTACCTGGTCCGGAAAAGCGTGGAGAAGCTGCAGGGCAAGCTTCAGATTGTAGATGACGGGAAGCCGGGAACAACGTTTATGGCCGATGTGCCATATGCTGTAATGGGTGATGAAGCTGTATGA
- a CDS encoding AraC family transcriptional regulator: MDNDHHLQLWDQVLLRVLDIRLRRVEAGEFHLPYVLPASSFIFCTHGSGELWLDEEIWLADGFYLLHAGKGRRLKVNTEKGMELYFIFYKAVLSQNSLREFHILMQTDSPFDHMWGISPAEPLELLSLAQQMLEGWHTDKSPIGKLLIKGMFMQFLHHALKDKQYWKAAKTSVAEQVVRYLSQHYRGQVSIERLAQQLNYSPQYISRKFKEQTCYSPLDYVIKLRMYKAQEMLLATNASLQEIATYVGYTDVVYFNRIFKKNMGVAPGMFRAQLEAGQSGVSDYAIKKLNPSLVMKLIQRYHIDDNENHYQYTEDGEFDMLNHYKKMTTMLSLCVMLLLVACGTSQGGSQAAGSSQAPNEQQNKAVSTPAIQPDGLPQETKTVSTTFGEVEIPVHPQRVAAISYLGTVLALDVKPVAAEEFLMSSPYLEGMLDGVVDVGNSLEKLLEVEPDLIISHVTDQETYDKYKQIAPTVVMPYNSFESVEAEMDYFGKVLGKEEESRKWKEHFQEQIASAKQQVQEAVSENETVSVMQEFDGLVYLFGSKSGRGGRIMYEQLEMNPPAAVPGKMLQESYAEFSLELLPEYMGDYLVLTSESSLEQLQADPIWGILPPVKEGRVYLWNESSSWYRDPIAMLNQINDLADWLAAAAKANL; the protein is encoded by the coding sequence ATGGACAACGATCATCACCTGCAGCTTTGGGATCAGGTGCTTCTAAGAGTGCTGGATATACGGCTGCGGCGGGTAGAAGCAGGTGAGTTTCATCTGCCTTATGTCCTGCCTGCAAGTTCTTTTATATTTTGTACGCACGGCAGCGGCGAGCTTTGGCTGGATGAAGAAATCTGGCTGGCTGATGGATTTTATCTGCTGCACGCAGGCAAAGGCAGGCGGCTTAAAGTAAATACGGAGAAGGGTATGGAGCTGTATTTCATTTTCTATAAGGCTGTTTTGTCGCAGAACTCCTTGCGTGAATTTCATATCCTGATGCAAACGGACAGCCCCTTCGATCATATGTGGGGAATTTCTCCAGCAGAGCCGCTGGAACTGCTCAGTCTTGCCCAGCAGATGCTGGAGGGCTGGCATACTGACAAAAGCCCTATAGGTAAGCTGCTGATAAAAGGAATGTTCATGCAATTCCTCCATCACGCTTTAAAGGATAAGCAGTACTGGAAAGCAGCCAAGACATCAGTAGCGGAGCAGGTTGTGCGGTATTTGTCACAGCATTATCGTGGTCAGGTATCCATTGAACGCCTAGCGCAGCAGCTTAATTACAGTCCTCAATATATTTCACGAAAATTCAAAGAGCAGACCTGCTACAGCCCGCTTGACTATGTCATCAAACTTCGCATGTATAAAGCACAGGAGATGCTGCTTGCTACCAATGCTTCTTTGCAGGAAATCGCTACATATGTTGGCTATACTGACGTTGTATATTTCAACCGTATATTTAAAAAAAACATGGGTGTTGCTCCCGGAATGTTTAGAGCACAATTAGAAGCCGGGCAAAGTGGTGTTTCGGATTATGCTATAAAGAAGTTAAATCCGTCTCTTGTTATGAAACTTATCCAACGATATCATATTGATGATAATGAAAATCATTATCAATATACGGAGGATGGAGAGTTTGATATGCTTAACCATTACAAGAAAATGACCACAATGCTCAGCTTATGTGTCATGCTGCTGCTTGTTGCTTGCGGAACATCTCAGGGCGGATCACAAGCTGCGGGGAGCAGCCAGGCGCCAAATGAACAACAGAATAAAGCGGTATCGACTCCGGCCATTCAGCCGGACGGATTGCCGCAGGAAACCAAAACTGTCTCTACGACATTTGGTGAAGTGGAGATTCCCGTCCATCCTCAACGGGTGGCTGCTATTTCCTATTTGGGTACTGTGCTTGCACTGGATGTTAAGCCCGTTGCGGCAGAGGAGTTTTTAATGTCAAGTCCATACCTTGAAGGAATGCTTGACGGTGTGGTGGATGTGGGCAACTCGCTGGAAAAGCTGCTTGAGGTGGAACCTGATCTGATTATTAGTCATGTAACGGATCAAGAAACCTATGATAAGTATAAACAGATTGCTCCTACTGTTGTGATGCCGTACAATTCATTTGAATCCGTTGAAGCTGAAATGGACTATTTCGGCAAGGTGCTTGGCAAGGAGGAAGAAAGCCGGAAATGGAAGGAACATTTCCAGGAGCAGATAGCCAGCGCGAAGCAACAGGTACAGGAAGCTGTCTCAGAGAATGAAACGGTATCCGTTATGCAAGAGTTTGATGGTCTTGTATATTTGTTTGGCAGCAAGTCCGGCAGAGGCGGACGTATTATGTACGAGCAGTTGGAGATGAACCCTCCCGCAGCAGTACCGGGAAAAATGCTTCAGGAATCCTATGCTGAATTTTCATTGGAGCTATTGCCGGAGTATATGGGAGATTATCTTGTGCTAACCTCCGAATCCTCATTGGAGCAGCTGCAGGCTGATCCCATCTGGGGAATTCTTCCTCCGGTCAAGGAAGGACGCGTATATTTGTGGAATGAATCGAGTTCCTGGTACCGCGATCCCATTGCAATGCTTAATCAAATCAATGATTTAGCCGATTGGCTGGCTGCTGCAGCGAAAGCTAACCTATAA